In Capsicum annuum cultivar UCD-10X-F1 chromosome 7, UCD10Xv1.1, whole genome shotgun sequence, one genomic interval encodes:
- the LOC107877483 gene encoding nucleotide-sugar uncharacterized transporter 2, with amino-acid sequence MLGFLMRKDVRKILKRKDSDAGEKGRALEEVRASLFSKLRAFGGGKRQQTTLWGPTVALTFNFFVSVSIILMNKLVLVTVGFNYPIFLSFLHYVCSWLIMAILNALSILSLSTPSKSTKYTSLLSLGIVMSLSTGLANVSLKYNSVGFYQMAKIAVTPAIVLAEFVLFRKKISFVKVLALTVVSVGVAVATVTDLQFHFFGACIAVAWIAPSAVNKILWSNLQQQENWTALALMWKTTPITLFFLVMLMPSLDPPGVLSFNWNFYNSTIIGASAVLGFLLQWSGALALGATSATTHVVLGQFKTCVILLGGFLLFGSNPGPTSILGAITALVGMSFYTYLNLQQSSKTSSRQPLSKSKLGKENADGSGGDESV; translated from the exons ATGCTGGGTTTCTTGATGAGAAAAGATGTTAGAAAAATACTCAAGAGGAAGGACAGTGATGCTGGTGAAAAAG GAAGAGCATTGGAGGAGGTACGGGCGTCTTTGTTTAGCAAGTTACGAGCATTTGGAGGTGGAAAGCGTCAACAAACTACCTTATGGGGGCCTACTGTTGCTTTGacattcaatttttttgtttctgTTAGTATTATCTTGATGAACAAATTG GTTCTTGTTACAGTTGGATTTAATTATCCAATTTTCCTCTCTTTCCTACATTACGTCTGTAGCTGGTTGATAATGGCTATTCTTAACGCTCTCTCCATTCTTTCGTTGTCTACGccatcaaaatcaacaaaatatacATCCTTATTGTCTCTTGGTATAGTTATGTCACTTTCTACCGGGCTTGCAAATGTGAGTTTGAAGTATAATAG TGTAGGATTTTACCAGATGGCAAAGATTGCAGTAACTCCAGCTATCGTTTTAGCTGAATTTGTTCTCTTTCGGAAGAAAATTTCTTTCGTCAAG GTGCTTGCACTGACTGTTGTATCAGTAGGTGTTGCTGTTGCTACGGTGACAGATTTGCAGTTTCACTTCTTTGGTGCTTGCATTGCAGTAGCATGGATAGCACCAAGTGCAGTTAATAAAATACTATGGTCCAATCTCCAGCAGCAGGAGAATTGGACTGCCCTGGC GCTAATGTGGAAGACAACCCCGATTACGTTATTCTTTCTGGTGATGTTGATGCCCTCACTTGATCCTCCAGGAGTCCTTTCATTTAACTGGAACTTTTACAACTCAACAATCATCGGTGCATCGGCTGTTCTTGGTTTCTTGCTTCAGTGGTCCGGTGCTCTAGCTCTTGG GGCAACATCTGCAACAACCCATGTCGTACTTGGACAGTTTAAAACGTGTGTCATTCTTCTCGGGGGATTTCTTCTCTTTGGTTCAAATCCGGGTCCAACTAGCATACTGGGAGCAATCACCGCTCTTGTTGGAATGTCGTTCTACACTTACCTCAACTTGCAGCAGTCATCTAAAACATCGTCCAGACAACCTCTATCGAAATCAAAGCTAGGCAAAGAAAATGCAGATGGAAGTGGCGGTGATGAATCTGTGTAG